In the genome of Segnochrobactrum spirostomi, the window GGCAGCGTGGGCCTTCAGCCGGTCCGCCGGGCTGGCAGGGCGGCCCTTATGTCGGGCCGCGCGGACCCCACCGGGTATGCCGCACCCATTATCAGCGCGTCGTCGTGCGCCGGCCCTACGCGCCGCCGCTCGTCACGATGCAGCCCGTCCGCGATTGCCGCTGGGTGCGGTAACAGCCGCGCCGGTCACACCCCGCAACGGCATCGGCCGGGCCTCGCGCCCGGCCGTTTTCGCTCACGGTACAGGCTTCAGATCACCGAGCATCGTGGGGATCAGTTCCGAGACGGTCGGATGGATGGGCACCGCCCATTGCAGCACCGTGTAGGGCACGTCGGCGTTCATGATGTCGAGAATGCCGTGGATCGCCTCGTCGCCGCCGGTGCCGAGGATGGACGCGCCGAGAATCCGTTTGGTCTCGGCATCGACCACGATCTTCATGAAGCCTTGGGTCTCCCCCTTCTCGATGGCGCGGCCGACCCGGGTCATCGGGCGGGTGCCGACGAGGATCGGCCGCCCGATCTCCCGCGCCTGGGTCTCCGTTAGGCCGACGCGGCCGAGCGGCGGATCGGTATAGAGCGCATAGCCCAGGATGCGCTGGCTCAACCGGCGGTCGGCCCCGTCGAGGAGGTTCGCCGCGACGATCTCGAAATCGTTGTAGGCGGTATGGGTAAAGGCGCCCCGGCCGTTGCAGTCGCCGAGGGCGAAGATACCGGGCACGTTGGTCGCGAGCCGGTCGTCGACGACGATGTAGCCACGCGCGTCGAGCCGCACGCCGGCGCGGTCGAGGCCGAGATCGTCGGTGTTCGGCCGCCGCCCGACCGCGATCAGGACGTGGGAGGCGATCACCTCCGCGTCCCCGATGCCGACCGCGATCTCGCCGCCCTCCCGGCGGAAGGCCACGTTCCCGACGCCGACATGGACCGCGATCCCCTCGGATTCGAGGATGCCGCGCACCGCCTCCGAGACGTCCGCATCCTCGCGGGCGATCAACCGCGGCCCCTTTTCGACGACCGTGACCTCGGCTCCGAAGCGGCGATACATCTGCGCGAATTCGAGGCCGATATAGCTGCCGCCGACCACCACGAGGTGGCGCGGCACGGTCTCGAGCGCCAGGATCGAGGTGTTGGTGAGATAATCGATCTCCCCGAGGCCGGGCATGTCCGGGATCGCCGCCCGGCCGCCGACATTGAGGAAGATGCGCGCGGCCGAGATCTCCTCGCCATCGACGGTGAGGGTGTCGGCCGAAACGAAGCGGGCGTGCCCGCGGATCACCGTCGTGCGCGGGAGCCCCTCGAGCCAGGATTCGATGCTGCCCCGCGAGTTCAGCGTGACCTGATGAGCGCGGGCCGCGACACGCTTCATGTCGACGACGACCGGTCCGACATCGAGGCCATACTCGGCGGCGCGGCGGGCGAGGTGCGCGGCATAGGCGCTGGCGACGAGCGTCTTCGTCGGCATGCAGCCGGTGTTGACGCAGGTGCCGCCGAACAGGTGGCGCTCGACGATGGCGACATTCTGCCCGGCCGCGTCGAGCCGCGCCGCGAGCGCCGGGCCGGCCTGACCCGCGCCGACGATGATCGCGTCGAAGCGGCCGCTCATGCGAGCGCCCCCACCGCGACGAAGCCGAGGACGATGGCCACCGCGTCTTCGAGAAGGGCGATCGGCAGGTCGCGCCCGCCCGTCGCTTTGACGAGACGGATCCGGGCCTCGTAGCCGAGGAGGGTGCCGACGACCGCCCCGACCGCCCCCGCGATGAGGCCGACGACGAGGGCGCCGCCTGCGGTTCCGACCACCGCCCCGCAGAAGGCACCGCTGACGATCCGGGCTCCGAACTGCATCGGCACCTTTCGGCTCGGCGTCGAGGGGAGCTGATCGGCGACGTATTCGAGGAGCGCGAGCAGGGTGAAGATATAGGGCGTCACCGCCGCGCCCATGAAGCCCGCCCAGGTGCCGCCGACGGGCAGCCAGCCGAGATGGGCACCCCAGCTCACGGCGGCCGGCGCCGTCATGGTTCTGAGGCCGGCGACGAAGCCGACGACGAGCGCGGCGATGGCGATGAGCATGACGATCCCCCCGAGACACGGGCCGACATGGCCCACCGCACCATCATGGAGAGTGCGTCCCGCCTTGGAAGCACAACCTTTCGTGTGCGCCCGACCGCCGCCGCGCGCGGGCGGGGACACCCGCGCGAGGTCCTCGGCGAAAAGGCCTTGTGCCGGCGCGGAACGGATGCTTCCACAGGCGCAGCCCCGCGGCGTGGCCGAGGGTTCGACCGGGGCTCCGAATCGAGTGTCGCATCATGAGTTCGTCGGATCGTGAGCCGGACGGCCGGGTTTTCCCCACGACGCGCGATCCCCGGCTGCGCCTCGTCATTCCGGGCATCGTCGCCATCGCGTTCCTGATGGAGCAGCTCGATGCGACGATCATCGTGACCGCCGTTCCGGAGATCGCGAGGAGCCTCGATACCAATCCCCTGCGCATGAACCTCGCGGTGACGGCCTACGTCCTCACCCTCGCGATGTTCATCCCCGTCAGCGGTTGGTTCGCCGACCGGTTCGGCGCGCGGCGCATCTTCGTCCTGTCGCTGTTGTTGTTCACGCTCGGATCGGTGCTGTGCGGGGCGGCGACCTCATTCCCGATGCTGATCGCGACCCGGGCGCTGCAGGGCTTCGGCGGCGCGATGATGACGCCGGTCGGCCGGCTGATCCTGATCCGCAGCTTCCCGCGCCGCGAACTCGTCACCGCGATGACCTACATGACGCTGCCGGCGATCCTGGGTCCGCTCATCGGACCGGTCCTGGGCGGCTTCATCACGACCTATGTCTCGTGGCGCTGGATCTTCTACGTCAACGTGCCGTTCGGCATCGCCGGGATGATCGCGGCCCACCGCTTCTTCGAGGACACCGAGGGCGACCGCGCGGCCACCTTCGATTTTCCCGGCTTCCTGATGGTCGGCCTCGGCTGCACCCTGCTCGAATTCGGCATCGAGAACATCGGACGCCCGGCCCTGCCGGCGTTCGGCATCGCGGGGGTGCTGGCAGCCGCCGGCCTCCTCCTCGCCGGCTTCTGGGTCTATGCGCGCCGGGTCGCCGCACCGGCCGTCGACCTGACGCTGTTCCGCCAGCGCTCGTTCCGCGTCGGGACGCTCGCCGGCGGCATCTGCCGCGTCGGCCTCAACGGCGTGCCGTTCCTGTTGCCGCTGATGCTCCAGGTCGGGTTCGGCTTCAGTCCGCTGGTGTCCGGCTCGCTCACCTTCGCGAGCGCGGTCGGCTCGCTCGTCGTCCGTCCGGTGCTCTCCTATTTCCTGCGCCGTCTCGGGTTCGGCCGGGTGCTGCAATGGAGCGCGGTCGCCGGCGCGGCCGCGATCGCCGGCTTCTGTCTGCTCGAGCCGGACACACCGGCTTGGTTCGTGATCCTCTACGTGGTGGTGTTCGGCCTCGCCCGGGCCGCCCAGTTCATGACGTCGAACACCCTCTCCTATGCCGACGTGCCGACGGCCCAGCTCAGCCGCGCCACGAGCCTCGGCGGGGTGCTCCAGCAGCTCAGCGTGAGCTTCGGCGTCTCGATCGGCGCCATGCTGCTCGGCCTCGTCGCCCGGGACGGCGGTCCCCTCACACCGGAGCACTTTCACCAGGCCTTCCTGCTGATGGCGCTGCTGCCGCTGCTCGGCCTCCCGGCCTTTCTCAAGCTCCGCCCCGAGGACGGCGCCCATGTCAGCGGCTACGCCCGGGGCGACGGACGGCCCGACCCCGCCCGCTCGGACCGGGATCGCCGGTAGGCGGAGATCGGGCGGCCCGGCCGCGAAGTGGCGCCACCCGATATCGATGAGGTCTGCGTCGGCCTCAGAAGAAGCCGATGATGGCCTCGGCGATCTCCTGCGCGTGGGTCTCGAGCGCGAAGT includes:
- a CDS encoding FAD-containing oxidoreductase; amino-acid sequence: MSGRFDAIIVGAGQAGPALAARLDAAGQNVAIVERHLFGGTCVNTGCMPTKTLVASAYAAHLARRAAEYGLDVGPVVVDMKRVAARAHQVTLNSRGSIESWLEGLPRTTVIRGHARFVSADTLTVDGEEISAARIFLNVGGRAAIPDMPGLGEIDYLTNTSILALETVPRHLVVVGGSYIGLEFAQMYRRFGAEVTVVEKGPRLIAREDADVSEAVRGILESEGIAVHVGVGNVAFRREGGEIAVGIGDAEVIASHVLIAVGRRPNTDDLGLDRAGVRLDARGYIVVDDRLATNVPGIFALGDCNGRGAFTHTAYNDFEIVAANLLDGADRRLSQRILGYALYTDPPLGRVGLTETQAREIGRPILVGTRPMTRVGRAIEKGETQGFMKIVVDAETKRILGASILGTGGDEAIHGILDIMNADVPYTVLQWAVPIHPTVSELIPTMLGDLKPVP
- a CDS encoding DHA2 family efflux MFS transporter permease subunit produces the protein MSSSDREPDGRVFPTTRDPRLRLVIPGIVAIAFLMEQLDATIIVTAVPEIARSLDTNPLRMNLAVTAYVLTLAMFIPVSGWFADRFGARRIFVLSLLLFTLGSVLCGAATSFPMLIATRALQGFGGAMMTPVGRLILIRSFPRRELVTAMTYMTLPAILGPLIGPVLGGFITTYVSWRWIFYVNVPFGIAGMIAAHRFFEDTEGDRAATFDFPGFLMVGLGCTLLEFGIENIGRPALPAFGIAGVLAAAGLLLAGFWVYARRVAAPAVDLTLFRQRSFRVGTLAGGICRVGLNGVPFLLPLMLQVGFGFSPLVSGSLTFASAVGSLVVRPVLSYFLRRLGFGRVLQWSAVAGAAAIAGFCLLEPDTPAWFVILYVVVFGLARAAQFMTSNTLSYADVPTAQLSRATSLGGVLQQLSVSFGVSIGAMLLGLVARDGGPLTPEHFHQAFLLMALLPLLGLPAFLKLRPEDGAHVSGYARGDGRPDPARSDRDRR
- a CDS encoding DUF4126 domain-containing protein, yielding MLIAIAALVVGFVAGLRTMTAPAAVSWGAHLGWLPVGGTWAGFMGAAVTPYIFTLLALLEYVADQLPSTPSRKVPMQFGARIVSGAFCGAVVGTAGGALVVGLIAGAVGAVVGTLLGYEARIRLVKATGGRDLPIALLEDAVAIVLGFVAVGALA